A region of Legionella donaldsonii DNA encodes the following proteins:
- the yidD gene encoding membrane protein insertion efficiency factor YidD: MEQINRFIRNLICLPIVMYQFLLRPIMKPCCRYYPSCSEYALAAIKHFGVLKGGWLTCRRLLKCHPWSVGGYDPVLPNKEKP; encoded by the coding sequence ATGGAACAAATTAACCGCTTCATACGCAATCTAATTTGCTTGCCTATTGTTATGTACCAATTTCTATTACGTCCTATCATGAAACCCTGTTGCCGTTATTACCCGAGTTGTTCAGAGTATGCCTTAGCTGCCATCAAACATTTTGGTGTTTTAAAAGGAGGCTGGCTTACCTGTCGACGGCTACTGAAATGCCATCCTTGGTCTGTTGGTGGCTATGACCCTGTATTACCTAACAAAGAGAAGCCTTGA
- the rnpA gene encoding ribonuclease P protein component — protein sequence MHCFGKTRRLLNKSDYDHVFEQAKKIVTSEFIILYRKNSLGYSRLGLALSKKMIPKAHDRNRIKRLLREGFRTTQLPAIDMIFLAKHGVAKVENKTIIAKLGTIWNKLTASYAI from the coding sequence GTGCACTGTTTTGGCAAAACACGTCGGTTATTAAACAAGAGCGATTATGACCACGTGTTTGAGCAGGCAAAGAAGATAGTTACCTCAGAGTTCATTATCCTATACCGTAAAAATTCTCTGGGGTACTCTAGGCTTGGGTTGGCATTATCAAAAAAAATGATACCCAAAGCACATGATAGAAATCGAATCAAACGTTTATTACGTGAAGGATTTCGAACTACTCAGTTACCTGCGATAGATATGATATTTTTGGCCAAACACGGTGTAGCAAAGGTAGAAAACAAAACAATAATTGCCAAATTAGGTACAATATGGAACAAATTAACCGCTTCATACGCAATCTAA